The Solanum lycopersicum chromosome 6, SLM_r2.1 genome has a window encoding:
- the LOC101251102 gene encoding mitochondrial import inner membrane translocase subunit TIM17-2 has protein sequence MGTPETSREPCPDRILDDVGGAFGMGAVGGSAFHFLKGIYNSPKGERLIGGTQAVRMNAPRIGGSFAVWGGLFSTFDCTMVYLRQKEDPWNSIIAGAATGGFLQMRQGLGAASRSALFGGVLLALIEGAGIMLNKVMSAPQNFPPMDDPLPNVPGVPGYPPGQLPGQPMRQLPGQAPVSIDGMMTESSAPASSSSTSWFGGLFGGGKKEETAPNGGSKTQVLESFDAPNPPTFEYK, from the coding sequence ATGGGAACACCGGAGACCTCTCGTGAACCATGCCCTGACCgtatacttgatgatgttggcGGAGCATTTGGTATGGGTGCTGTTGGAGGTTCAGCCTTCCACTTCTTAAAAGGCATTTACAACTCACCAAAAGGTGAGCGCTTGATTGGTGGTACACAGGCAGTGCGCATGAATGCTCCTCGTATTGGGGGTAGTTTTGCTGTGTGGGGTGGCCTATTTTCCACCTTTGATTGTACAATGGTTTATCTCCGGCAGAAAGAAGATCCTTGGAACTCAATTATTGCTGGTGCAGCAACTGGTGGCTTTCTACAGATGCGGCAGGGACTTGGTGCTGCTTCTAGATCAGCATTGTTTGGTGGAGTTTTACTTGCGTTGATAGAGGGAGCTGGAATCATGTTAAATAAAGTCATGAGTGCACCCCAGAATTTCCCACCCATGGATGACCCACTACCAAATGTCCCTGGGGTGCCTGGATATCCACCTGGGCAGTTGCCTGGTCAACCAATGAGGCAGCTTCCTGGTCAAGCTCCAGTAAGTATTGATGGTATGATGACAGAATCTTCAGCGCCAGCCTCTTCTTCCTCGACATCCTGGTTTGGAGGGCTTTTTGGAGGTGGAAAGAAAGAGGAGACTGCGCCAAACGGTGGTAGCAAGACACAGGTTTTAGAGAGCTTTGATGCTCCTAACCCACCTACCTTTGAATATAAATGA
- the LOC101250520 gene encoding shewanella-like protein phosphatase 1 produces the protein MATLSLTCSLPLQPPSSSSSQSQSRKLIDSIVSTPFQYSSSSTTSSNGSLKPIVVDGDPPTFVSAPGRRIVAVGDLHGDLDKARCALETAGVLSSDGQSLWIGGETVLVQLGDILDRGEDELAILSLLKSLDIQAKAHGGAVFQVNGNHETMNVEGDYRYVDNGALDECIDFLEYLDKCERNWEEAFVSWCAVSARWKQDRKVSQNYWAQWNLVKRQKGVIARSILMRPGGPLACELARHGVVLKVEDWLFCHGGLLPHHVAYGLERLNREVSRWMKGPSEEDDSPQIPFIATRGYDSVVWNRLYSRDGVELENYQLEQVQYLLEETLQSVGAKAMVVGHTPQPMGVNCKYNCSIWRIDVGMSRGVLDSSPEVLEIRDNKARAIRSTRDWSSELQVADYT, from the exons ATGGCTACTCTTTCGTTAACTTGTTCTTTGCCCCTTCAAccaccttcttcttcttcttcacaatcacaatcacGCAAATTGATTGATTCGATTGTTTCAACTCCATTTCAGTATAGCAGTAGCAGCACCACATCTAGTAATGGTAGCTTAAAGCCTATTGTAGTTGATGGGGATCCGCCCACTTTCGTCTCTGCTCCGGGTCGCAGAATTGTAGCAG TTGGAGATTTGCATGGAGATCTTGATAAGGCAAGATGTGCACTTGAGACGGCTGGTGTGCTGAGTTCTGATGGTCAAAGTTTGTGGATTGGTGGTGAGACG GTTTTGGTTCAGCTCGGAGATATACTTGATAGAGGTGAAGACGAACTTGCAATTTTATCTTTGTTGAAGTCATTAGATATCCAGGCAAAAGCCCATGGTGGGGCAGTTTTCCAG gTCAATGGAAATCATGAAACTATGAATGTCGAAGGAGACTACAGATATGTTGATAACGGGGCACTTGACGAGTGTATAGACTTTTTGGAATACTTGGATAAATGTGAACGCAACTGGGAAGAGGCTTTTGTCAGTTGGTGTGCTGTGTCTGCCAGATGGAAACAGGACCGGAAGGTGTCTCAAAATTATTGGGCTCAGTGGAATTTGGTGAAG CGGCAAAAGGGTGTAATTGCAAGATCAATCCTGATGAGACCTGGGGGTCCATTGGCATGTGAGTTGGCACGACACGGTGTAGTTCTTAAGGTTGAGGATTGGCTTTTCTGTCATGGTGGCCTTCTTCCTCATCATG TTGCCTATGGCTTAGAAAGGCTGAATAGAGAAGTTTCTCGATGGATGAAAGGTCCGAGTGAAGAAGACGATTCTCCACAGATCCCTTTTATAGCCACCAGGGGCTATGACAGTGTTGTGTGGAACCGTTTGTACTCCAGAGATGGCGTGGAGCTGGAAAACTACCAGCTTGAGCAG GTACAATATCTTCTTGAAGAGACACTACAAAGTGTGGGCGCCAAAGCTATGGTTGTAGGACATACTCCTCAACCGATGGGAGTAAATTG TAAATACAACTGTAGCATATGGCGAATTGACGTAGGAATGTCCAGAGGAGTACTTGACTCAAGCCCTGAG GTACTAGAAATAAGAGATAATAAAGCTAGGGCCATAAGGAGCACCAGGGATTGGTCCAGTGAACTTCAGGTCGCTGATTACACGTAG
- the LOC101250815 gene encoding uncharacterized protein — MATDASPKFQQRDLLPVPQPPDYHPVVAVSPAHDGLHFWQFMVAGSIAGTVEHMAMFPVDTIKTQMQALGTCPLRSASIRTALGGILKSEGVAGLYRGIGAMGLGAGPAHAVYFSVYESCKKKFSGGNPNNSVAHAISGVCATVASDAVFTPMDTVKQRLQLSESPYKGVLDCVKRVLKEEGFKAFYASYKTTVLMNAPYTAVHFATYEAAKLGLSGVSPDSASDESIIVHATAGAAAGALAAVVTTPLDVVKTQLQCQGICGCDRFKSGSIGDVFQIIVKKDGYRGLMRGWMPRMLFHAPAAAICWSTYEASKAFFQEHNTVNNTATA, encoded by the exons ATGGCCACCGATGCTTCGCCGAAGTTTCAACAACGGGACCTATTACCAGTGCCGCAACCACCCGATTACCATCCGGTGGTTGCCGTTTCGCCGGCACATGACGGACTCCATTTTTGGCAGTTTATGGTCGCCGGGTCAATTGCCGGTACGGTTGAACACATGGCGATGTTCCCTGTAGATACAATCAAGACCCAAATGCAAGCTCTAGGTACTTGTCCCTTAAGATCTGCCAGTATCCGTACGGCGCTTGGGGGAATTCTTAAATCCGAAGGTGTTGCGGGACTTTACCGTGGCATTGGTGCTATGGGACTCGGTGCTGGTCCAGCCCATGCTGTTTATTTCTCTGTTTATGAGAGTTGTAAGAAGAAATTTTCCGGTGGGAATCCGAATAATTCAGTTGCACATGCTATTTCGGGTGTTTGCGCCACAGTTGCAAGTGATGCAGTTTTTACACCGATGGATACGGTGAAGCAGAGGTTGCAGCTGAGTGAAAGCCCGTATAAGGGTGTATTGGATTGTGTAAAAAGAGTTTTGAAGGAAGAGGGGTTTAAGGCTTTTTATGCTTCGTATAAAACTACTGTCTTGATGAATGCCCCATATACAGCTGTGCATTTTGCTACGTATGAGGCAGCGAAACTGGGGCTGTCCGGTGTTTCGCCAGATAGTGCAAGTGATGAAAGTATAATAGTTCATGCTACTGCTGGGGCAGCAGCTGGAGCATTAGCGGCAGTAGTTACAACGCCCCTTGATGTTGTCAAGACGCAATTACAATGCCAG GGTATCTGTGGCTGTGATAGATTTAAATCTGGGTCAATTGGGGATGTCTTTCAGATAATTGTGAAGAAGGACGGATATAGAGGTCTTATGAGGGGATGGATGCCAAGGATGCTCTTCCATGCTCCTGCTGCTGCAATTTGCTGGTCTACATATGAAGCTTCCAAGGCCTTCTTCCAGGAGCACAACACTGTTAACAACACTGCAACGGCCTGA
- the LOC101250229 gene encoding UDP-glycosyltransferase 87A1 — MEIPSQINCHIVAMPYPGRGHINPMINFCKFIITKYPNIFITFIVTEEWHSLITSENLPENIKYATIPNVIPSEFGRANDFTAFVKATLTKMENPVEKLIDELMMKPNVIVYDTYLSWVIGLGNRRNIPVASFFTMSATMFSICYHMDLLAQNEHLRANLSGKMHEQVDYIPGIPSIRVLDLPTPFYGKGQELLDVVMEIFSTVSKADYLLFTSVYELESIVIDVLNQILPIPVYTIGPAIPYFTSEKNLSSTTSIDEPEYIKWLNAQPNGSVLYISQGSFLSVSCDELDEIIAGVHDSGVRFFWVARDETDRFQKNGCSVGLVVPWCDQLKVLSHPSIGGFWSHCGWNSTKEAAFSGLPMLTFPIFWDQKTNSKQIVEDWKIGYRVKKHESREEISSLLKWFMDSGNEEVMETRRRAKEIQKICQFSTANGGSSEINIDAFIRDVLFHKYT; from the exons ATGGAAATTCCTTCACAAATCAATTGTCATATTGTGGCAATGCCTTATCCAGGAAGAGGCCATATAAATCCTATGATAAATTTCTGTAAATTCATAATCACTAAATATCCCAACATATTCATCACTTTCATTGTTACTGAAGAGTGGCATAGCTTAATCACTTCAGAAAATTTAccagaaaacataaaatatgcTACGATCCCTAACGTCATTCCTTCGGAATTTGGCAGGGCTaatgattttactgcatttgtCAAAGCTACTTTAACTAAAATGGAAAATCCCGTTGAGAAATTGATTGATGAACTGATGATGAAACCGAATGTTATAGTGTACGATACGTATTTAAGTTGGGTTATCGGATTGGGAAATCGAAGGAATATTCCGGTGGCTTCTTTTTTTACTATGTCGGCGACTATGTTCTCCATTTGTTATCACATGGATCTTCTTGCTCAGAATGAGCATCTTAGAGCCAATTTATCAG GAAAAATGCACGAACAAGTTGATTATATTCCTGGAATTCCTTCTATTCGCGTTTTAGATCTTCCTACGCCATTTTATGGAAAGGGGCAAGAATTATTGGATGTTGTTATGGAGATCTTCTCTACAGTTTCTAAAGCAGATTATCTTTTGTTCACTTCAGTCTACGAGCTCGAATCTATTGTTATCGATGTTCTGAATCAGATACTCCCCATCCCTGTCTACACAATTGGTCCAGCAATACCTTACTTTACTAGCGAAAAAAATCTCTCATCGACGACTTCAATCGATGAACCAGAGTACATTAAGTGGTTAAATGCACAACCAAATGGTTCTGTTTTGTACATTTCACAAGGGAGCTTTCTCTCCGTATCGTGTGATGAACTGGATGAGATCATAGCTGGTGTGCACGATAGTGGTGTTCGATTCTTTTGGGTGGCACGTGATGAAACTGATCGATTTCAGAAAAATGGATGTAGCGTAGGGCTTGTTGTGCCCTGGTGTGACCAATTGAAGGTGTTGTCACATCCTTCCATTGGTGGATTTTGGTCACACTGCGGATGGAATTCAACTAAAGAAGCAGCATTTTCAGGCCTTCCGATGCTGACTTTTCCTATATTTTGGGATCAGAAAACTAACAGTAAGCAAATTGTTGAAGATTGGAAAATTGGTTACAGGGTGAAAAAACATGAATCGAGGGAAGAGATCTCTAGCTTGTTGAAATGGTTTATGGATTCTGGAAATGAGGAAGTAATGGAAACGAGGCGAAGAGCGAAAGAAATACAGAAAATCTGCCAGTTTTCCACTGCAAATGGAGGATCCTCTGAAATTAACATTGATGCTTTCATTAGGGATGTTTTGTTCCATAAGTACACTTGA